In one Sphingomonas sp. S1-29 genomic region, the following are encoded:
- a CDS encoding AMP-dependent synthetase/ligase has protein sequence MARQLEHFPNLVAMFFTRAREQGDKPFLWAKQRGSWVSTSWAEAARQVASLAAGLRAIGLVPGDRVMLVSENRPEWCISDLAIMAAGCVTVPTYITNTERDHQHIIDNSGARAIIVSSAKLARTLLPAALQAGGAEFVIGIEDVRASQPGAIDFHSWHRLIADHPTDPATAEAQATFARADLACIIYTSGTGGSPRGVMQHHGAILHNIAGTTDIISSDFGWGDEVFLSFLPLSHAYEHTAGQHFPIALGGQIYYSEGLDKLASNIEETRPTIMVVVPRLFEVLRARITKTVEKQGKVSTYLLDRAVALGAKRAAAGRIGLLDQPMNALVGALLKPKIAKRFGGRIKAMVSGGAPLTPEVGLFFESLGLSFLQGYGQTEAGPVIACNRPSAGIRMDSVGPPMLGVEVRIAEDGEILVRGELVMHGYWRNDAETARVLKDGWLHTGDIGLIDEAGRIRITDRKKDIIVNDKGDNIAPQKVEGMLTLQPEIVQAMIAGDRRPYMVAVLVPDPDWVQSYCARSAAGCNFKALGENHAFRTALGAAVERVNKDLSQIERVRRFIIADEPFTIENEQLTPSLKIRRHVLRGVYGARLDALYKG, from the coding sequence ATGGCACGGCAACTCGAACATTTTCCGAACCTCGTCGCGATGTTCTTCACGCGCGCGCGCGAGCAGGGCGACAAGCCGTTCCTATGGGCCAAGCAGCGCGGCAGCTGGGTATCGACCAGCTGGGCCGAGGCGGCGCGGCAGGTGGCGAGCCTGGCGGCGGGGCTCAGGGCGATCGGGCTGGTGCCGGGCGACCGGGTGATGCTGGTCAGCGAAAACCGCCCCGAATGGTGCATCAGCGACCTGGCGATCATGGCGGCGGGCTGCGTGACGGTGCCGACCTACATCACCAACACCGAGCGCGACCACCAGCACATCATCGACAATTCGGGCGCGCGCGCGATCATCGTGTCGAGCGCGAAGCTCGCCCGGACACTGCTGCCCGCCGCGCTGCAGGCGGGGGGCGCCGAATTCGTCATCGGCATCGAGGACGTGCGCGCCAGCCAGCCCGGCGCGATCGACTTTCATAGCTGGCATCGCTTGATCGCCGACCATCCGACCGACCCCGCGACCGCCGAGGCGCAGGCGACCTTCGCGCGTGCCGATCTGGCCTGCATCATCTACACCAGCGGCACCGGCGGCAGCCCGCGTGGGGTGATGCAGCATCACGGCGCGATCCTCCACAATATCGCCGGCACCACCGATATCATCAGCAGCGATTTCGGCTGGGGGGACGAGGTGTTCCTGTCGTTCCTGCCGCTCAGCCACGCCTATGAGCACACCGCCGGCCAGCATTTCCCGATCGCGCTGGGCGGGCAGATCTATTATTCCGAAGGGCTCGACAAGCTCGCCTCGAACATCGAGGAGACGCGCCCGACGATCATGGTGGTGGTGCCGCGATTGTTCGAAGTGTTGCGCGCGCGGATCACCAAGACGGTCGAGAAACAGGGCAAGGTCTCGACCTATCTGCTCGATCGCGCGGTGGCGCTGGGTGCCAAGCGCGCCGCCGCCGGGCGGATCGGGCTGCTCGACCAGCCGATGAATGCGCTGGTCGGCGCGCTGCTGAAGCCCAAGATCGCCAAGCGCTTTGGCGGGCGGATCAAGGCGATGGTGAGTGGCGGCGCGCCGTTGACCCCCGAGGTGGGGTTGTTCTTCGAATCGCTCGGGCTGTCGTTCCTGCAGGGCTATGGCCAGACCGAGGCGGGGCCGGTGATCGCGTGCAACCGTCCGTCGGCGGGGATCCGGATGGACAGCGTCGGGCCGCCGATGCTGGGGGTCGAGGTGCGGATCGCCGAGGATGGCGAGATACTGGTGCGCGGCGAGCTGGTGATGCACGGCTATTGGCGCAACGACGCCGAAACCGCGCGCGTGCTCAAGGACGGCTGGCTGCATACCGGCGATATCGGGCTGATCGACGAAGCCGGGCGGATCCGGATCACCGACCGCAAGAAGGACATCATCGTCAACGACAAGGGCGACAATATCGCCCCGCAAAAGGTCGAGGGGATGCTGACGCTCCAGCCCGAGATCGTCCAGGCGATGATCGCGGGCGATCGCCGGCCCTATATGGTCGCGGTGCTGGTGCCCGATCCCGACTGGGTGCAGTCCTATTGCGCCAGGTCGGCGGCGGGGTGCAATTTCAAGGCGCTGGGCGAGAACCACGCCTTTCGCACTGCGCTTGGCGCCGCGGTCGAGCGGGTGAACAAGGATTTGTCGCAGATCGAACGCGTCCGCCGCTTCATCATCGCCGACGAACCCTTCACGATCGAGAACGAGCAGCTGACGCCGAGCTTGAAGATCCGCCGGCATGTGTTGCGCGGGGTATATGGGGCGAGGTTGGACGCGCTGTACAAGGGGTGA
- a CDS encoding RrF2 family transcriptional regulator, translating into MRLSAQADYAVVMMSAAARHCGAAGRLNATLLASETGLPLPTVQKLVSRLSAAGLIESTRGTGGGFRLSRPPAAITLADIVEAIEGPITLTSCVDHGAHDCAAEASCNVKPHWNAVNGAVRGALAGVTLSSLSSPPLLARELAAAIPDISSPSPSPAREGDKVLI; encoded by the coding sequence ATGCGTCTTTCTGCCCAAGCCGACTATGCCGTCGTGATGATGAGCGCCGCTGCGCGCCATTGCGGTGCTGCAGGACGGCTGAACGCCACGCTACTCGCGAGCGAGACCGGGCTGCCGCTGCCGACGGTGCAAAAGCTCGTCAGCCGGCTGTCGGCAGCGGGGCTGATCGAGAGCACGCGCGGCACCGGCGGCGGCTTTCGCCTGTCGCGTCCGCCCGCCGCGATCACGCTCGCCGACATCGTCGAGGCGATCGAGGGGCCGATCACCCTCACCTCGTGCGTCGACCACGGCGCGCATGATTGCGCCGCCGAAGCCAGCTGCAACGTCAAGCCGCACTGGAACGCGGTCAACGGTGCGGTCCGCGGCGCGCTGGCGGGGGTCACGCTCTCGAGCCTGTCGTCGCCACCCCTCCTAGCGCGCGAGCTTGCCGCCGCGATCCCCGATATTTCCTCCCCTAGCCCTTCCCCTGCGCGGGAAGGGGACAAGGTGCTTATCTAA
- a CDS encoding gamma-glutamyltransferase family protein has protein sequence MTSPLRSPARSLTLSLLALAALASCARPAPAPPAAAPAPPPAAAAAAPAASQMFVVAANPLASEAGMAVLRRGGSAVDAAIAVQAMLSLVEPQSSGIGGGAFLNYFNAATGKAEIYDGRETAPAGASPDMFIGDTGKPLGYPAAVTSGRATGVPGVVRMLKLAHEEHGSLEWRTLFGDAERTARDGFIVSPRLGRFLTRSFPQLASPDAQAYFAEADGSLVDVGDRLKNPAYSAFLARLAAQGPDALYAGPTAQAIVARTNAAPLGGTMTLADLTAYRPVKREPLCRDWRVYLVCVPPPPSSGVGMLQLLLMLERTDIASRNAQDPQAWFLFAEASRIMYADRDRYVGDPLTGTVPVEGLLAPDYIARRAALIGTVAGAPPAAGTPAGAVVAAADTTAEPAGTSHFIVGDSKGNVVSMTTTVESIFGTGRMVDGFFLNNQMTDFAFSPRDAQGRAAVNAVAPGKRPRSSMTPLVMIDRQGRFAGALGSAGGNAILAYVGKSMIGAVDWGLPMQQALALPNVVARGDNFGGEVTRFSPQILEALAARGMKIEPGQGEDSGLHGVIVRDGRIDGGYDPRREGRVLVEAGRR, from the coding sequence ATGACATCGCCCCTCCGGTCGCCGGCCCGCTCGCTCACCCTTTCGCTGCTGGCGCTCGCCGCGCTTGCTTCCTGCGCCAGGCCCGCTCCCGCGCCGCCCGCGGCAGCGCCCGCCCCGCCGCCCGCCGCGGCTGCGGCAGCGCCCGCCGCCTCGCAAATGTTCGTCGTCGCGGCGAACCCGCTGGCGAGCGAAGCCGGGATGGCGGTGCTGCGGCGCGGCGGCAGCGCGGTCGATGCGGCGATCGCGGTCCAGGCGATGCTGTCGCTGGTCGAGCCGCAAAGCTCAGGCATCGGCGGCGGCGCGTTCCTGAACTATTTCAACGCCGCGACGGGCAAGGCCGAAATTTACGACGGCCGCGAAACCGCGCCGGCGGGGGCGAGCCCCGACATGTTCATCGGCGATACCGGCAAGCCACTGGGCTATCCCGCAGCCGTCACGAGCGGCCGCGCGACCGGCGTTCCCGGCGTCGTGCGGATGCTCAAGCTCGCGCACGAAGAACATGGCAGCCTCGAATGGCGAACCCTGTTCGGCGATGCCGAACGGACCGCGCGCGACGGCTTCATCGTCAGCCCGCGGCTGGGCCGCTTCCTCACGCGCAGCTTCCCCCAGCTCGCCAGCCCCGACGCGCAGGCCTATTTCGCCGAGGCCGACGGCAGCCTGGTCGATGTCGGTGACCGGCTGAAGAACCCCGCTTATTCCGCCTTCCTCGCGCGCCTCGCCGCCCAGGGGCCCGACGCGCTCTATGCCGGCCCGACCGCGCAGGCGATCGTCGCGCGCACCAACGCCGCGCCGCTCGGCGGCACGATGACGCTCGCCGATCTCACCGCCTATCGCCCGGTCAAGCGCGAGCCCTTGTGCCGCGATTGGCGCGTCTATCTGGTCTGCGTGCCGCCGCCGCCGTCGAGCGGCGTGGGCATGCTGCAATTGCTGCTGATGCTCGAGCGCACCGACATCGCCAGCCGCAATGCGCAGGATCCACAGGCGTGGTTCCTCTTCGCCGAGGCGAGCCGGATCATGTACGCCGATCGCGACCGCTATGTCGGCGATCCGTTGACGGGAACCGTCCCGGTCGAAGGGCTGCTCGCCCCCGACTATATCGCACGCCGCGCGGCGTTGATCGGCACGGTCGCGGGCGCGCCGCCGGCTGCCGGCACCCCGGCAGGCGCGGTGGTCGCCGCCGCCGACACCACCGCCGAGCCCGCGGGCACGTCGCACTTCATCGTCGGCGATTCGAAGGGCAATGTCGTGTCGATGACCACCACGGTCGAATCGATCTTCGGCACCGGGCGGATGGTCGATGGCTTTTTCCTCAACAACCAGATGACCGACTTCGCCTTCTCGCCGCGCGACGCGCAGGGCCGCGCGGCGGTGAACGCCGTCGCGCCGGGCAAGCGCCCGCGCTCGTCGATGACGCCGCTGGTGATGATCGACCGGCAGGGCCGCTTCGCCGGCGCGCTCGGCTCGGCGGGCGGCAATGCGATCTTGGCTTATGTCGGCAAATCGATGATCGGCGCGGTCGATTGGGGCCTGCCGATGCAGCAGGCGCTGGCACTCCCCAACGTCGTCGCGCGCGGCGACAATTTCGGCGGCGAAGTCACCCGCTTCTCGCCGCAAATCCTCGAAGCGCTGGCGGCGCGCGGCATGAAGATCGAGCCCGGCCAGGGCGAGGATTCGGGGCTGCACGGCGTCATCGTGCGCGATGGCCGGATCGACGGCGGCTACGACCCCCGCCGCGAAGGGCGGGTGCTGGTGGAAGCTGGGCGGCGGTAG
- a CDS encoding SufB/SufD family protein yields the protein MSLTLPSRRDEAWRWADLDALQAARSAPATPVPTPPFLDLDGARLVFVDGVFDVAASDTRGVVVEPIAPVTEHPLGKHTAGTGWSLTLGPQQAETCVQIVHVGTGGESHVPGRIILAADAVASIVETYVGTGWANRLTTIGLAEGARLMRSVRILQSAGFVSLREEATIGKAASLVSVFLGAGGMASRVDGTLRVVGDGGFAEMGGALLTRGEQRQECAVTVRHEALHGTSNQTWRAVAADRSAASLAARVDVARGAQKTDGVQSLRGLLLDRTATINLKPELEIFADDVKCAHGATVGELDRNAMFYLQSRGIPLLRARALMTRAFVADAIDRIGEDAVRDAFAADADAWLEGAA from the coding sequence GTGAGCCTCACCCTTCCCTCTCGCCGTGACGAAGCGTGGCGCTGGGCCGATCTCGACGCGCTCCAGGCGGCGCGTTCGGCACCGGCCACGCCCGTACCGACTCCGCCGTTCCTCGATCTCGATGGCGCGCGGCTGGTGTTCGTCGATGGCGTGTTCGATGTCGCCGCCAGCGACACGCGCGGCGTCGTGGTCGAGCCGATCGCACCGGTCACCGAACACCCCTTGGGCAAGCACACCGCCGGCACCGGCTGGTCGCTGACGCTGGGGCCGCAACAGGCCGAAACCTGCGTCCAGATCGTCCATGTCGGCACCGGCGGCGAAAGCCATGTGCCCGGGCGGATCATCCTGGCCGCCGATGCCGTCGCCAGCATCGTCGAAACCTATGTCGGCACCGGCTGGGCCAACCGGCTGACCACGATCGGTCTCGCCGAAGGCGCGCGGCTGATGCGATCGGTGCGGATCCTGCAAAGCGCGGGCTTCGTGTCGCTGCGCGAGGAAGCGACGATCGGCAAGGCCGCGAGCCTGGTCAGCGTGTTCCTGGGTGCCGGCGGGATGGCCAGCCGGGTCGACGGCACATTGCGCGTCGTCGGCGATGGCGGCTTCGCCGAAATGGGCGGCGCATTGCTGACCCGCGGCGAGCAGCGGCAGGAATGCGCGGTCACCGTCCGGCACGAGGCGCTGCACGGCACCAGCAACCAGACCTGGCGCGCGGTCGCCGCCGATCGCTCGGCCGCCAGCCTTGCCGCGCGCGTCGACGTCGCGCGCGGCGCGCAGAAGACCGATGGCGTCCAGTCGCTGCGCGGGTTGCTGCTCGATCGCACCGCGACGATCAACCTGAAGCCCGAACTCGAAATCTTCGCCGACGATGTGAAGTGCGCGCACGGCGCGACGGTGGGCGAGCTCGACCGCAACGCGATGTTCTACCTGCAATCGCGCGGGATACCGTTGCTGCGCGCAAGGGCATTGATGACCCGCGCCTTCGTCGCCGATGCGATCGACCGGATCGGCGAAGACGCGGTGCGCGATGCCTTCGCGGCGGACGCCGATGCGTGGCTGGAGGGGGCGGCGTGA
- a CDS encoding quinone-dependent dihydroorotate dehydrogenase: MAIPFPRAALFALDAERAHGLTIDALAAWGRAGTPLAPRLPTAPVTVAGLRFANPVGLAAGVDKNAEAIDGFFALGFGAVEVGTLTPVAQPGNPKPRLFRLVEDRAVVNRMGFNNGGIDAALARIAKARRRGVLGINVGANKESVDRVGDYAIGVAKAATLADYVTINISSPNTPGLRDLQSQPALGELLAASNAARVTGGKRVPLFLKIAPDLDRAALDVVARAAIDHGVDALIVSNTTISRPASLRSANAGEAGGLSGAPLRDLARAKLAEVREATGGQLPLISVGGIDSPEEAALRLAAGASLVQLYSALVYEGPGLAARIVRGLAG, translated from the coding sequence ATGGCAATTCCCTTCCCCCGCGCCGCGCTGTTCGCGCTCGACGCCGAACGCGCGCATGGCCTGACGATCGACGCGCTTGCGGCCTGGGGGAGGGCAGGAACGCCGCTCGCCCCGCGGCTGCCGACGGCGCCGGTGACCGTCGCGGGGCTGCGCTTCGCCAACCCGGTGGGACTGGCGGCGGGGGTCGACAAGAATGCCGAGGCGATCGACGGCTTCTTCGCATTGGGCTTCGGCGCGGTCGAGGTGGGGACGCTCACCCCGGTCGCGCAGCCGGGCAACCCCAAGCCGCGCCTGTTCCGGCTGGTCGAGGATCGTGCGGTGGTGAACCGCATGGGCTTCAACAATGGCGGGATCGACGCGGCACTGGCGCGGATCGCCAAGGCAAGGCGGCGCGGCGTGCTCGGGATCAATGTCGGTGCGAACAAGGAGTCGGTCGATCGCGTGGGCGATTACGCGATCGGCGTGGCCAAGGCGGCAACGCTCGCCGATTATGTGACGATCAATATCAGCTCGCCCAACACGCCGGGGCTCCGCGACCTGCAATCGCAGCCCGCGCTCGGCGAATTGCTCGCGGCGAGCAACGCGGCGCGGGTGACCGGGGGCAAGCGCGTACCGCTGTTCCTGAAGATCGCCCCCGACCTCGACCGCGCCGCGCTCGACGTGGTGGCGCGCGCGGCGATCGATCACGGGGTCGACGCGCTGATCGTGTCGAACACGACGATCAGCCGGCCGGCTTCGCTGCGCTCGGCGAATGCGGGGGAGGCGGGTGGCCTGTCGGGTGCGCCCTTGCGCGATCTGGCGCGCGCCAAGCTGGCCGAGGTGCGCGAGGCCACCGGCGGGCAGCTGCCGCTGATCTCGGTCGGCGGCATCGATTCGCCCGAGGAAGCCGCGCTGCGGCTGGCGGCGGGGGCGAGCTTGGTGCAGCTGTATTCGGCGCTGGTCTATGAAGGGCCGGGGCTGGCGGCGCGAATCGTGCGCGGGTTGGCTGGGTAG
- a CDS encoding helix-turn-helix domain-containing protein: MELRFASPSPDLSALVTTYYLYRSDDRLIEGIERADVGQIRFMLRGTGALRFADGHQDAAPPIMINGPGTGAAAYRVDGPFHCFGIALRPVGWCAIIQQPAHHCADRVTDGGAIFGEEGLTLLESLRRMDSIEAMTAHVEPFLRDRARPVPAEHQQVCEAVRAWLAATDASPQVATLFDAIPLSSRHVIRLVNQYFGAPPKLLERKFRALRAATALVEGGDPRDVAAPFYDQSHMIREIRHFTGHTPGTIATRMDPVLALTLQATAYGELDQPDTAEKSRNVA; the protein is encoded by the coding sequence GTGGAATTGCGTTTCGCATCGCCGTCGCCCGATTTGTCGGCGCTCGTGACGACCTATTATCTCTACCGCAGCGACGATCGGCTGATCGAGGGGATCGAGCGTGCCGATGTCGGCCAGATCCGCTTCATGCTTCGGGGAACCGGTGCGCTGCGCTTCGCCGATGGGCATCAGGATGCCGCGCCGCCGATCATGATCAACGGCCCCGGCACCGGCGCCGCCGCCTATCGCGTCGACGGGCCGTTCCACTGTTTCGGCATCGCGCTGCGCCCGGTGGGCTGGTGCGCGATCATCCAGCAGCCGGCGCATCATTGCGCCGACCGCGTCACCGATGGCGGCGCGATCTTCGGCGAGGAAGGGCTGACGCTGCTCGAATCGCTGCGGCGGATGGACAGCATCGAAGCGATGACCGCGCATGTCGAACCGTTCCTGCGCGACCGCGCGCGCCCCGTCCCCGCCGAGCACCAGCAGGTGTGCGAGGCGGTGCGCGCCTGGCTTGCCGCCACCGACGCCTCGCCGCAGGTGGCGACGCTGTTCGACGCGATCCCGCTGTCGTCGCGCCATGTAATCCGGCTGGTGAACCAATATTTCGGCGCGCCGCCCAAACTGCTCGAGCGCAAGTTCCGCGCACTGCGCGCCGCGACCGCTTTGGTCGAGGGCGGCGACCCGCGCGACGTCGCCGCGCCCTTCTACGACCAGTCGCACATGATCCGCGAGATTCGGCACTTCACCGGGCACACCCCGGGGACGATCGCGACGCGGATGGACCCGGTGCTCGCGTTGACGCTGCAAGCGACCGCCTATGGCGAGCTCGACCAACCCGATACCGCCGAAAAGTCGCGCAACGTCGCGTGA
- a CDS encoding cysteine desulfurase — translation MPAGWAYLDTAATAQKPQVVIDAITRGYDTTYATVHRGVYQRSADMTLAYEAARERVARFIGAASPNECVFVRGATEGINLVAQCWAATQLKAGDRILLSLLEHHSNIVPWQMVAERMGVGIDVIPLTADHAIDLDAMAAMIRPEHKLVALAHVSNVTGAVLDARRAADIAHRNGARLLLDGCQAVARIAVDVEALGCDFYVFSGHKLYGPTGIGVLWGRAELLEAMPPYQGGGAMIDKVSFERTTYAPPPARFEAGTPHIVGVLGLRTAIDYVDGIGLGAIHAHETALVHAAREALRGFNSVTLYGPEESAGIVSFAIEGVHPHDIGTILDEGHVAIRAGHHCAQPLMDALGIPATARASFGVYNSPGDVEAFARGIERVTRIFG, via the coding sequence ATCCCCGCCGGCTGGGCGTATCTCGACACCGCCGCGACCGCGCAAAAGCCGCAGGTCGTGATCGACGCGATCACCCGCGGCTACGACACGACCTACGCCACCGTCCATCGCGGCGTGTACCAGCGCTCGGCCGACATGACGCTCGCCTACGAAGCCGCGCGCGAACGCGTCGCGCGCTTCATCGGCGCCGCCAGCCCCAACGAATGCGTCTTCGTGCGCGGCGCGACCGAGGGGATCAACCTGGTCGCGCAATGCTGGGCCGCGACTCAGCTCAAGGCCGGCGATCGCATCCTGTTGTCGCTGCTCGAGCATCATTCCAACATCGTGCCGTGGCAGATGGTCGCCGAGCGGATGGGCGTCGGCATCGACGTCATCCCGCTCACCGCCGATCACGCGATCGACCTCGACGCGATGGCGGCGATGATCCGGCCCGAGCACAAACTGGTCGCGCTCGCACATGTCTCGAACGTCACCGGCGCGGTGCTCGATGCGCGCCGCGCCGCCGACATCGCCCACCGCAACGGCGCGCGGCTGCTGCTCGACGGTTGCCAGGCGGTGGCGCGGATCGCGGTCGACGTCGAGGCGCTCGGTTGCGACTTCTACGTCTTCTCGGGCCACAAGCTCTACGGCCCGACCGGCATCGGCGTGCTGTGGGGGCGCGCCGAATTGCTCGAGGCGATGCCCCCCTATCAGGGCGGCGGCGCGATGATCGACAAGGTGTCGTTCGAACGCACCACCTATGCCCCCCCGCCCGCGCGGTTCGAGGCGGGGACGCCGCACATCGTCGGCGTGCTCGGGCTGCGCACCGCGATCGACTATGTCGACGGCATCGGGCTCGGCGCGATCCACGCGCACGAAACCGCATTGGTGCACGCCGCGCGCGAGGCGCTGCGCGGCTTCAATTCGGTCACCTTGTACGGGCCCGAGGAATCGGCAGGGATCGTCAGCTTCGCGATCGAAGGGGTACACCCGCACGACATCGGCACCATATTGGACGAGGGTCACGTGGCGATCCGCGCCGGCCATCACTGCGCGCAGCCGCTGATGGATGCGCTGGGAATCCCCGCTACCGCCCGCGCCAGCTTCGGCGTGTATAACAGCCCGGGGGACGTCGAGGCGTTCGCCCGCGGCATCGAACGAGTGACGAGGATTTTCGGATGA
- a CDS encoding endonuclease domain-containing protein has translation MVARATVERARRLRRQMTAPEVRLWAVLRTSPAGRKFRRQHPIGAYVLDFYCPAARLAIEVDGMAHDMGDNPARDAVRDGWLMGQGIATLRIPAREVMGDLDAVVRFICERCAFPLHQPLAGPPPHSANGED, from the coding sequence ATGGTAGCGCGGGCAACGGTGGAACGCGCGAGGCGGCTGCGGCGGCAGATGACCGCCCCCGAAGTCCGTCTATGGGCGGTGCTGCGAACTTCGCCTGCCGGGCGCAAGTTTCGCCGCCAGCATCCGATCGGGGCGTATGTGCTCGATTTTTACTGTCCCGCCGCGAGGCTCGCGATCGAGGTCGATGGGATGGCGCACGATATGGGCGACAACCCGGCGCGTGATGCGGTCCGAGATGGCTGGCTGATGGGGCAGGGGATCGCCACGCTGCGGATCCCTGCGCGCGAGGTGATGGGCGATCTCGACGCGGTGGTTCGTTTCATCTGCGAGCGTTGCGCCTTTCCCCTCCACCAGCCTTTGGCTGGTCCCCCTCCCCATTCTGCGAATGGGGAGGATTAA
- the sufB gene encoding Fe-S cluster assembly protein SufB gives MATKNAEAHAAVNREYEWGFHSDIEQEFAPKGLTEDTVRFISAKKGEPQWMLDWRLKAFAMWQTMEAPDWAKLEIDPIDYQDAYYYAEPKAKPKLGSLDEVDPEILRVYEKLGIPIEEQKLLAGVEGAEMPRRVAVDAVFDSVSVATTFRKELEAAGVIFRSISEAIKEYPDLVRKWMGKVVPMRDNYFATLNCAVFSDGTFVYIPEGVRCPMELSTYFRINAENTGQFERTLIIADKGSYVSYLEGCTAPMRDENQLHAAVVELVILDDAEIKYSTVQNWYPGDENGKGGIYNFVTKRALCQGKNSKVSWTQVETGSAVTWKYPSCVLNGENSVGEFYSVAVTNNRQQADTGTKMIHNGKGSRSTIVSKGISAGRSDNTYRGLVRVAPNAEGVRNFTQCDSLLLGDQCGAHTVPYIEVRNPSAQIEHEATTSKISEDQMFYAMQRGLDAESAVALIVNGFAKEVLQQLPMEFAVEAQKLLGISLEGSVG, from the coding sequence ATGGCTACCAAGAACGCCGAAGCCCATGCAGCGGTGAACCGCGAATATGAATGGGGCTTCCATTCGGACATCGAACAGGAATTCGCGCCCAAGGGGCTGACCGAGGATACGGTCCGCTTCATCAGCGCCAAGAAAGGCGAGCCGCAATGGATGCTCGACTGGCGGCTGAAGGCGTTTGCGATGTGGCAGACGATGGAGGCACCCGATTGGGCCAAGCTGGAAATCGACCCGATCGATTATCAGGACGCCTATTATTACGCCGAGCCCAAGGCCAAGCCGAAGCTGGGTTCGCTCGACGAGGTCGATCCCGAAATCCTGCGCGTCTATGAAAAGCTGGGCATTCCGATCGAGGAGCAAAAGCTGCTCGCGGGCGTAGAGGGTGCCGAAATGCCGCGCCGCGTCGCGGTCGATGCGGTGTTCGACAGTGTCTCGGTCGCCACCACCTTCCGCAAGGAGCTCGAAGCCGCCGGCGTCATCTTCCGGTCGATCAGCGAAGCGATCAAAGAATATCCCGATCTCGTCCGCAAATGGATGGGCAAGGTCGTGCCGATGCGCGACAATTATTTCGCGACGCTCAACTGCGCGGTCTTTTCCGACGGTACCTTCGTTTACATTCCTGAAGGCGTTCGCTGCCCGATGGAATTGAGCACCTATTTCCGCATCAACGCCGAAAATACCGGCCAGTTCGAACGCACGCTGATCATCGCCGACAAGGGCAGCTATGTCAGCTATCTCGAAGGTTGCACCGCGCCGATGCGCGATGAAAATCAGCTTCACGCCGCGGTGGTCGAACTGGTGATCCTCGACGACGCCGAGATCAAATATTCGACCGTCCAGAACTGGTATCCCGGCGACGAGAACGGCAAGGGCGGCATCTACAATTTCGTCACCAAGCGCGCGCTGTGCCAGGGCAAGAACAGCAAGGTGTCGTGGACCCAGGTCGAAACCGGCAGCGCCGTGACCTGGAAATACCCGTCCTGCGTGCTCAACGGCGAGAACAGCGTCGGCGAATTCTATTCGGTCGCGGTCACCAACAACCGCCAGCAGGCCGATACCGGCACCAAGATGATCCACAACGGCAAGGGCAGCCGATCGACGATCGTGTCGAAGGGCATTTCGGCAGGCCGCAGCGACAACACCTATCGCGGGCTGGTGCGCGTCGCGCCGAATGCTGAAGGCGTGCGCAACTTCACCCAGTGCGATTCGCTGCTGCTGGGCGACCAGTGCGGCGCGCATACCGTGCCGTATATCGAGGTGCGAAACCCGTCGGCGCAGATCGAGCATGAGGCCACGACCTCGAAGATCTCCGAGGACCAGATGTTCTACGCGATGCAGCGCGGGCTTGATGCCGAGAGCGCGGTGGCGTTGATCGTCAACGGCTTCGCCAAGGAAGTCCTTCAGCAACTGCCGATGGAATTCGCGGTCGAGGCGCAGAAGCTGCTGGGGATCAGCCTTGAGGGTTCGGTCGGATGA
- the sufC gene encoding Fe-S cluster assembly ATPase SufC, producing MLQITNLHAEIDGKPILKGLSLSINAGEVHAIMGPNGAGKSTLGYVLGGRPGYDVTEGSVSFDGTDLLELEPHERAAAGLFLGFQYPVEIPGISNVQFLRESLNAQRKGRGEPPLSGAEFLKVARAQADALGMDYDMLKRPVNVGFSGGEKKRNEMVQMGIINPKLAILDETDSGLDIDALRIVGDGINRIMRAPDKAVILITHYQRLLEYVEPDFVHVLADGRITRTGGPELAIELEREGYGAIAA from the coding sequence ATGCTGCAAATCACCAACCTTCACGCCGAAATCGACGGCAAGCCGATCCTCAAGGGTCTGTCGCTCAGCATCAATGCGGGCGAAGTCCATGCGATCATGGGCCCCAACGGCGCGGGCAAATCGACGCTCGGCTACGTCCTTGGCGGTCGCCCCGGCTATGACGTCACCGAAGGGTCGGTCAGCTTCGACGGTACCGACCTGCTCGAACTCGAACCGCATGAGCGCGCCGCCGCCGGGCTGTTCCTGGGCTTCCAATATCCGGTCGAAATCCCCGGCATCTCGAACGTCCAATTCCTGCGCGAAAGCCTCAATGCGCAGCGCAAGGGCCGCGGCGAGCCGCCACTGTCGGGGGCTGAGTTCCTGAAGGTCGCCCGCGCGCAGGCCGATGCGCTCGGCATGGACTACGACATGCTCAAGCGGCCGGTGAATGTCGGCTTTTCGGGCGGCGAGAAGAAGCGCAACGAGATGGTGCAGATGGGGATCATCAACCCCAAGCTCGCGATCCTCGACGAGACCGACAGCGGGCTCGACATCGACGCGCTGCGCATCGTCGGCGACGGCATCAACCGCATCATGCGCGCCCCCGACAAGGCGGTGATCCTGATCACCCACTACCAGCGCCTGCTCGAATATGTGGAGCCCGATTTCGTCCACGTCCTCGCCGACGGGCGGATCACCCGCACCGGCGGCCCCGAGCTTGCGATCGAGCTCGAGCGCGAAGGCTATGGGGCGATCGCCGCGTGA